The Fulvivirga maritima genome segment TAAACTTTGATGTGTACCTGTATCTAACCATGCCATACCTCTGCCTAAAAGCTCTACACTTAAACTACCTTCTTCTAAATACATATTGTTGAGGTCGGTAATTTCAAGCTCTCCTCTTGGGGACGGTTTAATCTGCTTTGCCTTTTCGCTCACTGTATTATCATAAAAGTATAACCCAGTAACAGCATAATTAGATTTTGGATTTTCTGGTTTTTCAACCAAAGAAACTACTTTATTATCATCAGTAAATTCCACAACTCCATATCGCTCCGGATCCTTTACATAATAACCAAAAACGGTGGCACCAGAAGTCTGCTGCGAAGCATTTACCAGTGTCTTAGAGAAATTATACCCATAGAATATATTATCTCCCAAAATCAAACAGCAAGAATCATTACCAATAAACTCTTCACCAATAATAAAGGCCTGCGCTAATCCGTCAGGAGAAGGCTGAATGGCATATTGTAAATTGATGCCAAACTGAGAACCATCGCCAAGTAGCTTTTTGAATGCCTCAGAATCTTCTGGAGTAGTAATGATCAAAACATCTTTAATATCTGCC includes the following:
- the rfbA gene encoding glucose-1-phosphate thymidylyltransferase RfbA, yielding MKGIILAGGSGTRLYPLTKTVSKQLLPIYDKPMIYYPLSVLMLADIKDVLIITTPEDSEAFKKLLGDGSQFGINLQYAIQPSPDGLAQAFIIGEEFIGNDSCCLILGDNIFYGYNFSKTLVNASQQTSGATVFGYYVKDPERYGVVEFTDDNKVVSLVEKPENPKSNYAVTGLYFYDNTVSEKAKQIKPSPRGELEITDLNNMYLEEGSLSVELLGRGMAWLDTGTHQSLIQAGNFVESIEERQGLKIACLEEIAFRKGYINKEQLKEAAKTLLKNQYGQYLMKIAGE